In a single window of the Biomphalaria glabrata chromosome 5, xgBioGlab47.1, whole genome shotgun sequence genome:
- the LOC106064352 gene encoding sodium-coupled neutral amino acid transporter 9 homolog, with amino-acid sequence MSTIASENESQTDRCIHTHNNQTQSSMTNEPNQSESYESRFRPIYSQRKRSLDGLVINNDDSSDSSEDERSRLLGRTPHTTVQTVAVVNDYTSISVQTGNQHSIVTIFSMWNTMMGTSLLSMPWTIKQAGFINGIVLLVLMAGIMAYTTYRVLKVCHYLGGEALVEFSDAVKCYLGRITEGVAILCSLLTLLGGCIVYWILMSNFLYHIGIFIYSHVKVGSHEPNGSFHSYLSFPSDATCYNKTEIVIFNNDVFAKLWDETKTIPLYLILLIFPFINFKSPTFFTKFNSFGTLSVIYLIVFVLVKAGQWGMHIDINKNHDFSPSYSPVAEWSFPALTGVAALAYLLQNAVISIVRNQKYPENNTRDLLIAYCLVCITYTLIGAVFYASFPLHKSCIEDNFLNNIASVDIMAFVARIGLFFQMLCVLPLLTFIIRAQLLHFLFRSVWPSLKHVVLLNIIIVALSVVFAVFLPSIGHIISFVGGFCGFSYAIALPCAVYLVSSYQSRTLSWIKITFHGFLIFIGFANFVAQFVIIGHTK; translated from the exons ATGTCTACGATTGCATCTGAGAATGAGTCTCAGACTGATCGTTGTATTCACACTCACAACAATCAGACTCAGTCATCTATGACCAACGAACCCAATCAATCTGAATCTtatgaatctagatttagaccaaTTTACTCACAAAGGAAAAG ATCTCTGGATGGTTTGGTGATAAATAATGATGATAGCAGTGATAGTTCAGAAGATGAAAGAAGTCGTCTGCTTGGCAGAACACCTCACACTACTGTTCAG ACTGTTGCAGTGGTCAATGACTATACATCTATATCAGTGCAAACAGGCAACCAACACAGCATTGTGACAAT ATTTTCAATGTGGAATACAATGATGGGGACATCACTACTCAGCATGCCTTGGACTATTAAGCAG GCTGGATTTATCAATGGCATAGTTTTGTTGGTGTTAATGGCTGGTATAATGGCCTACACCACCTACAGAGTATTGAAAGTTTGCCATTATTTAGGAG gtgaagcTCTTGTTGAATTTTCTGATGCTGTCAAATGCTACTTGGGCAGAATTACAGAGGGAGTGGCTATTCTTTGTTCATTGTTAACTTTATTGGGAGGCTGTATCGTATACTGGATTCTAATGTCAAATTTTCTTTATCACATTGGAATCTTTATATACA GTCATGTGAAGGTTGGCTCTCATGAACCTAATGGAAGTTTTCATTCATATCTGTCTTTTCCTTCTGATG CTACATGTTACAATAAGACAGAGATTGTGATATTCAATAATGATGTATTTGCCAAGTTGTGGGATGAGACTAAAACTATTCCACTTTATTTGATTCTTCTTATTTTTCCATTCATCAATTTTAAATCTCCAACATTTTTTACCAAGTTCAATTCTTTTG GTACTCTTTCTGTAATTTACCTGATTGTTTTTGTGTTGGTCAAGGCTGGTCAATGGGGAATGCATATTGATATTAACAAGAACCAtgatttttctccttcttaCAGCCCAG TGGCTGAATGGTCATTCCCTGCACTGACAGGGGTAGCAGCACTGGCATATTTATTGCAAAATGCAGTCATCTCAATTGTGCGGAACCAAAAATATCCAGAAAATAAT ACCAGAGACTTGCTGATTGCTTATTGCTTAGTTTGCATTACCTACACTTTGATAGGTGCTGTTTTCTATGCTTCATTTCCTCTACATAAATCATGCATTGAAGAT AACTTCCTGAACAACATAGCCTCTGTAGACATTATGGCCTTTGTTGCTCGCATTGGACTGTTCTTCCAGATGTTGTGTGTCTTGCCTCTTCTGACATTTATTATTAGAGCACAACTTTTGCATTTCTTGTTTCGATCAGTATGGCCCAG TTTGAAACATGTGGTATTGCTGAACATCATCATTGTTGCATTGTCTGTTGTTTTTGCTGTGTTTCTCCCTTCCATTGGCCATATAATCAG ttTTGTGGGTGGATTCTGTGGATTTTCCTATGCTATAGCCTTACCCTGTGCTGTGTATCTAGTCTCATCTTATCAGAGCAGAACTCTCAGTTGGATCAAAATCACTTTTCATGGATTCTTGATTTTCATCGGTTTCGCCAATTTTGTAGCTCAGTTTGTAATTATAGGTCACACAAAGTAA
- the LOC106064351 gene encoding phosphoglucomutase-like, with the protein MSCCAREPMAPHNIEVISTAPFDGQKPGTSGLRKPVGVFQQPHYTENFIQAGLIAGLGDRLRGSSLVVGGDGRFFCKEAAQLIIKIAAANGVSKVVIGQNGILSTPACSHIIRKYQLDGGFILTASHNPGGPKGDFGIKYNIENGGPAPESVTNKIFEISKTISDYKIVPNLKVDISTLNTIAFKICGNDFTVEVIDSTTDYVQLMKSIFDFTTLKNYAKTKRLLLNGMNGVTGPYLKKIFVEELGLPADCCLNAEPLPDFGGSHPDPNLTYAKDLVDIMKQGKHDFAAAFDGDGDRNMILGHNAFFVTPCDSLAVLAANLECIPYFKTNGIKGFARSMPTSEAVDKVAQLSGKECYQVPTGWKFFGNLMDAGKINLCGEESFGTGSDHIREKDGIWAALAWLSVLEHTNKSVKDVLVQHWVVYGRNFFTRYDYENVSSESGDKMMELLTKLIEDPKTKGMTFSDPTGKSYKMANLDNFEYKDPIDGSISKNQGIRFMFEDGSRIIYRLSGTGSSGATIRIYVEGYEKYPNPQLYHQDAQEVLKPLVTIALRTSKLKELTGREEPTVIT; encoded by the exons ATGAGCTGCTGTGCGCGCGAGCCCATGGCTCCTCACAACATTGAAGTAATTTCAACAGCGCCGTTTGATGGTCAAAAACCAGGAACAAGCGGTCTCAGAAAGCCTGTCGGCGTCTTCCAGCAACCTCACTATACCGAGAACTTCATCCAGGCTGGATTAATAGCAGGCTTGGGAGACAGGCTGAGGGGATCGAGTTTGGTAGTTGGAGGAGATGGGAGATTCTTTTGCAAAGAAGCTGCCCAGCTGATTATAAAAATTGCTGCGGCTAATGGG GTTTCCAAGGTAGTGATTGGCCAGAATGGAATATTATCTACACCAGCTTGCTCTCATATAATCCGCAAATATCAACTCGATGGCGGCTTTATTCTCACAGCAAGTCACAACCCTGGGGGACCCAAAGGAGACTTTggcataaaatataatattgaaaaTGGAG gTCCTGCTCCTGAATCTGTCAccaataaaatctttgaaatcTCAAAAACAATCAGTGACTACAAGATAGTTCCTAACTTAAAGGTGGACATCTCCACACTCAACACCATTGCTTTCAAAATATGTGGAAATGATTTCACTGTGGAAGTCATAGATAGCACCACTGACTATGTTCAGCTGATGAAGTCAATATTTGATTTTACAACCCTAAAAAACTATGCAAAAACCAAACGACTGCTTTTAAATGGCATGAACGGAG tCACCGGTCCCTACCTTAaaaagatttttgtggaagaGTTGGGCTTACCAGCTGATTGCTGCCTTAATGCTGAACCCCTTCCAGATTTTGGAGGATCTCACCCAGATCCTAACCTAACCTATGCCAAAGATTTGGTCGATATTATGAAGCAGGGCAAACATGATTTTGCAGCAGCTTTTGATGGTGATGGG gaTCGAAATATGATTTTAGGTCATAATGCATTTTTTGTAACACCTTGTGATTCCCTTGCTGTGCTGGCTGCTAACTTAGAATGTATTCCTTACTTCAAGACTAATGGAATAAAAGGATTTGCTAGGAGCATGCCTACTTCAGAAGCTGTAGacaa AGTTGCACAACTTTCTGGTAAAGAGTGCTACCAAGTTCCAACAGGCTGGAAATTTTTTGGTAATCTTATGGATGCTGGCAAAATTAATCTTTGTGGTGAGGAGAGTTTTGGTACAGGATCTGATCATATCAG AGAAAAAGATGGTATCTGGGCAGCCTTGGCTTGGCTGTCTGTTTTAGAACACACCAATAAAAGTGTCAAGGATGTTTTAGTACAGCACTGGGTAGTCTATGGAAGAAATTTTTTTACCAG ATATGACTATGAAAATGTTTCATCTGAATCCGGAGACAAAATGATGGAACTTCTGACCAAACTGATAGAAGATCCTAAAACAAAAGGTATGACCTTCTCTGATCCAACTGGCAAGTCTTATAAGATGGCCAATTTGGACAACTTTGAATACAAAGATCCAATAGATGGAAGCATTAGTAAAAATCAA GGTATACGATTTATGTTTGAGGATGGCTCCAGAATCATTTATCGTTTAAGTGGAACAGGTAGCTCAGGTGCCACAATTCGTATCTATGTGGAGGGGTATGAGAAATATCCAAACCCCCAATTGTATCACCAGGACGCACAG GAAGTCCTTAAGCCTCTAGTGACTATTGCTTTACGAACATCGAAACTGAAGGAATTAACTGGTCGTGAGGAACCTACTGTCATTACATAA